From Xyrauchen texanus isolate HMW12.3.18 chromosome 12, RBS_HiC_50CHRs, whole genome shotgun sequence, one genomic window encodes:
- the LOC127653165 gene encoding homeobox protein Dlx4a: MTMTSLSESLVASDPSKSAFLEFSHGYQSHQQHSPGVSHAHYPVHGLHQGAHPQYDTAFSSGAALYGRPLSYHYPSAHHHPGAYLPYQHNSAVGQSRGEGADSDKQNSIESGEIRLNGKGKKIRKPRTIYSSFQLQALNQRFQQTQYLALPERADLAAKLGLTQTQVKIWFQNKRSKFKKIMKHGSSGPEGEHLQAAPNSGPPCSPGMPPLWDVSMSTKGAPIHSAGYINSFGHWYPGHHQDPMPRAQMM; this comes from the exons ATGACTATGACTTCACTGTCTGAAAGTTTGGTGGCTTCAGACCCCTCAAAATCGGCATTTCTGGAGTTCAGTCACGGCTACCAGTCTCACCAGCAGCATTCCCCCGGTGTGTCCCACGCGCACTATCCCGTGCACGGTTTGCATCAAGGCGCACATCCGCAGTACGATACGGCCTTCTCATCTGGCGCTGCTTTGTATGGCCGTCCGCTCAGTTACCACTATCCCAGCGCCCATCACCACCCCGGAGCTTACCTACCCTATCAACACAACAGTGCAGTTGGTCAATCAAGAGGAGAGGGTGCAg ATTCCGATAAGCAAAATTCCATCGAAAGTGGAGAAATACGCCTGAACGGAAAGGGGAAGAAGATTCGCAAACCAAGAACCATCTACTCGAGCTTCCAGCTGCAGGCGCTCAACCAGCGCTTCCAGCAGACCCAGTACCTCGCGCTCCCTGAACGCGCTGACCTGGCTGCCAAACTGGGGCTGACACAGACACAG GTAAAGATATGGTTCCAGAACAAACGTTCCAAATTCAAAAAGATAATGAAGCATGGCTCAAGCGGACCAGAGGGAGAACACCTTCAAGCAGCTCCAAACTCTGGGCCACCATGTTCACCAGGAATGCCACCCCTGTGGGACGTTTCCATGTCAACCAAGGGTGCTCCCATCCATTCTGCTGGATATATTAATTCTTTTGGACACTGGTACCCTGGTCATCATCAAGACCCAATGCCAAGAGCTCAGATGATGTGA